One Cucurbita pepo subsp. pepo cultivar mu-cu-16 unplaced genomic scaffold, ASM280686v2 Cp4.1_scaffold001758, whole genome shotgun sequence genomic window, TCATCCCCCAATCTCGTAACTGGTCTCGTCCTCCCACAATTAGCAGCGTCATCGGAAACTTCTCGTCGGGAAGGTCTCCGGCACCGGGGCCGAACACGTGTGCAGCTGGGTGGTTTCTATTGGACCCATCTGGCAAAAATGCTTTCCAGTACCAATCAGCTTGTTCCAAGCTTAACATTG contains:
- the LOC111786487 gene encoding probable carboxylesterase 18 is translated as MLSLEQADWYWKAFLPDGSNRNHPAAHVFGPGAGDLPDEKFPMTLLIVGGRDQLRDWGMKYYEWLKESDKEVDLVEYPNAIHGFYAVPQLKDCSLLIRDVNDFIQKCLLV